The following are from one region of the Siniperca chuatsi isolate FFG_IHB_CAS linkage group LG21, ASM2008510v1, whole genome shotgun sequence genome:
- the socs3a gene encoding suppressor of cytokine signaling 3a gives MVTYSKFDSAMSSSLLDSNMRLPHRYKTFTSKTQYQMVLTTLHKLQESGFYWGAITGKEANAMLAAEATGTFLIRDSSDNRHLFALSVKTASGTKNLRIQCDTTSFYLQTDPKNIQSVPHFDCVLKLVHCYMSQSKGNSRSGNIYYIYSGGEKIPLELIKPLSCSLSTLQHLCRKTVNGHLDISSKRDQLPHPLKEFLQEYDAPI, from the coding sequence ATGGTAACTTACAGCAAGTTTGACTCCGCAATGAGCAGCAGCCTCTTGGACTCCAACATGCGGCTGCCTCACCGTTACAAGACCTTCACCTCCAAGACGCAGTACCAGATGGTCCTCACCACACTCCACAAGCTCCAGGAGAGTGGCTTCTACTGGGGCGCCATCACCGGGAAGGAGGCCAACGCCATGCTGGCTGCAGAGGCCACCGGCACGTTCCTCATCCGGGACAGCTCCGACAACCGACACCTGTTTGCCCTCAGCGTCAAGACGGCGTCAGGCACCAAGAACCTGCGTATCCAATGTGACACGACCTCTTTTTACCTGCAAACAGACCCTAAGAACATTCAATCTGTCCCCCACTTTGACTGCGTCCTCAAGCTGGTCCATTGCTACATGTCTCAGAGCAAAGGGAACTCTCGCAGTGGGAATATTTACTACATTTACTCTGGAGGGGAGAAGATCCCCCTGGAGCTCATCAAACCTCTCTCCTGTAGCTTATCCACCCTGCAGCACTTGTGCAGGAAAACAGTCAATGGACATTTGGACATTTCTTCTAAAAGAGACCAACTTCCTCATCCTCTTAAGGAGTTCCTCCAGGAGTATGATGCTCCTATCTAG